AAGGTAAAAACGATGTTCCTTGTGATCTCAATCGCGTGCGCGTCGTCTTCCGCATAGTGATCCGTCACTCCGGAAATTGTACTGTGAACCAAGGCGCCGCCCAATTCTTCCGGCGTAACGATTTCCCCAGTCGCCGCCTTTACAAGAGGGGGACCGCCTAAGAAAATCGTTCCGTTCCCTTTTACGATAACGGATTCGTCGGACATCGCGGGAATATACGCACCGCCCGCAGTACAACTTCCCATCACCACTGAAATCTGCGGAATCTTAAGAGAGGACAAATTCGCCTGGTTATAAAAGATCTTCCCGAAATGATCCTTGTCGGGAAATACTTCGTCCTGCATCGGAAGAAAGGCTCCTCCGGAATCCACGAGATAAATACAAGGGAGAAAATTTTGAAGAGCGATCTCCTGCGCTCTGATATGTTTTTTTACGGTCAGAGGATAATACGTCCCACCTTTTACAGTCGCATCATTCGCGACGATCACACAATCGATTCCGCAAATCCTCCCGATGCCGGTCAAAATTCCCGCTGCGGGAACGCCATCAGGATAAACACCCTCCGCAGCCAAAGGAGAAAATTCCAAAAAGGAAGTTTCCGGATCAATCAGGGAAGAAATTCTCTCTCTTGCGGTAAGTTTGCCCCTTCCTTTATGGCGTTCGATTGCTTTTTCGCCGCCGCCTAACTCGATTTTACGGATTAGTTTGCGTAAAGATCCCACCTTCTGTTTTAGATCTTCAAAATTCTCTTTATATTCCGACGAGGACGTGCGTATTTTGGATTCTATGATTTCCATAAAACCCTCCGGATTTTTATTTTTTTACTTTAGATTCGTACAAAATGCGAATCAATTCGGTTTCGGATAACGTGAGTTCCCTGTTTCTTCTCGCCATAATTTTTCGAGCGTCTCTTAAAAACAGATCGAGAATATAAGGTTGCCCCGATTCCGCCCAAGTAAACGGAAAAACATATCCGCCGATTCGAGAGGATACGACGTTTGATCCGAAATCCACTACGGTTCCCGTATTCAACATCACTCCGATCGCGATCTTACAATAGTCCGAAATCACGGAACCGAACTTGATGGAGCCGGTGATACATTCGTCGCTCTCTTCCCTAATTTTTACGACTCCGTAATTGTTTTTTAAATCGGATGTGGTCGCGAGTGCGCCTATGTTCACCCAACTTCCAAGAACGGAATGTCCTAAAAACCCTTCGTGGTGTTTGTTCGTAAAATCTCCGATCAAACAGGTTCCCACTTCTCCGCCGACTCTGCAAGTCGCTCCGATACTCGTGGCACCCGTAATTCTTGCGTTATCGATTTGAGAATTCGGTCCGATGTAGACCGGGCCTTCTATAAAAGAAAAAGAGGAAATCTTTGCGTCCTTATCTACGATCACGGGTCCCGAAGTCGTATCGAATACGACTCCGGGATATATGACGGCGGACGAGTGTACATGAAGATGTTTGGATTTTCCGACAACGTGAAAATGATTCGATTTCACTTTGAGTTTTCGAATCCATTTCTGAACTTCCTTACTAAGTTCGAGATCGTCTTCTATATGTTTTGCGATTCCGTCGATTAAATTCCACGGCAGGCAAGACTCAGGCGATAAAACCAAGTCCACGTCCTTTTCATCATAAGGAAAAAGTTTCGGATTTCTTTCTAAAAAAGCCTGTTGAAAGGTAGGATTCGAATGCGCATAAAAAATCTTCGCGTCCGGATGAAGTTCCTTCGTTCTTTGAATCGTATTCAAAATTCCATTACGAATCTCCGAAAAAGATCGAATGCGCGTCAGAGAACGTAAACCAACAGGAATCTCTCTTTCATCAATGAGAATTCTCTGAACCTTCGGCATTGAACTTACTCTACGGTTACGGACTTGGCCAGGTTTCTGGGTTGATCCGGAGGACAACCCCGAGCGATCGCGGAATAGTATGCGAGTAATTGCAAAGGAATCACGTTCAAAATCGGACTTAAGATCTCGGAACATTCCGGGATCTCGAAAGAATAATCCGAAAGAGATTTCGCTTCTTGATCTCCTTCGGTTACGATCGAAATGATGATTCCTTTTCTCGCTTTGATTTCTTGAATGTTGGAAACCATCTTCGTATAAATTTCGGACTTGGGAGCGATACAAACTACGGGAACCTCGTCGGTGATAAGCGCAATCGGTCCGTGCTTGAATTCTCCGCCCGCGTAACCGGACGCGTGAATATAAGAAATTTCCTTTAGCTTCAACGCGCCTTCGAGCGCAACAGGATGGTTGTAGGTTCTTCCTAAAAAGATAAAATCCTTTGCGGTCGTAAAGTGGGAAGACATCTCTTCGATCTTACTCACTTGCGCAAGAATCCGATCCATTTTAGCCGGAAGTAATCTGATTTCTTCGATAAGAGCTTTTTTTTCTTCGTCGCCGATCAACCATTTGAGATTGGCCATGTAGATGGAGAATAAAAGAAGATTCAAAACCTGAGCCGTAAACGCTTTCGTACT
The nucleotide sequence above comes from Leptospira weilii. Encoded proteins:
- a CDS encoding GlmU family protein encodes the protein MPKVQRILIDEREIPVGLRSLTRIRSFSEIRNGILNTIQRTKELHPDAKIFYAHSNPTFQQAFLERNPKLFPYDEKDVDLVLSPESCLPWNLIDGIAKHIEDDLELSKEVQKWIRKLKVKSNHFHVVGKSKHLHVHSSAVIYPGVVFDTTSGPVIVDKDAKISSFSFIEGPVYIGPNSQIDNARITGATSIGATCRVGGEVGTCLIGDFTNKHHEGFLGHSVLGSWVNIGALATTSDLKNNYGVVKIREESDECITGSIKFGSVISDYCKIAIGVMLNTGTVVDFGSNVVSSRIGGYVFPFTWAESGQPYILDLFLRDARKIMARRNRELTLSETELIRILYESKVKK